One part of the Thermococcus litoralis DSM 5473 genome encodes these proteins:
- the ndk gene encoding nucleoside-diphosphate kinase, producing MNKTERTLVIIKPDAVVRGLIGEIISRFEKRGLKIIGMKMIHIDRELAEKHYEEHKGKPFFEPLIDYITKAPSVVMVLEGRYAISVVRKMCGATDPKDAEPGTIRGDYGLDVGDAIYNVVHASDSEETAKREIALYFKEDELFEYCKAAEWFYHSHWDKEKGEYLDSTDCLKL from the coding sequence ATGAACAAGACGGAAAGGACTCTTGTGATTATAAAGCCCGATGCCGTTGTTAGGGGTCTTATAGGTGAAATTATAAGCAGATTCGAAAAGAGAGGCCTTAAAATAATCGGGATGAAGATGATCCACATTGATAGAGAATTAGCGGAGAAGCACTATGAGGAACACAAGGGGAAGCCCTTCTTTGAGCCTCTGATAGACTATATTACCAAAGCGCCAAGTGTAGTAATGGTTCTCGAAGGCAGGTATGCCATAAGCGTCGTTAGGAAAATGTGCGGTGCAACTGACCCCAAGGATGCAGAGCCGGGAACCATAAGGGGCGACTACGGTCTTGATGTTGGAGATGCGATTTACAACGTGGTTCATGCCTCAGACAGCGAGGAAACCGCAAAGAGGGAAATAGCACTCTACTTTAAAGAGGACGAGCTCTTTGAATACTGCAAGGCTGCTGAGTGGTTCTACCACTCCCACTGGGACAAGGAGAAAGGGGAGTACTTAGACTCCACAGATTGCTTGAAGCTTTGA